In Gemmatimonadota bacterium, the following proteins share a genomic window:
- a CDS encoding choice-of-anchor D domain-containing protein — TAGTFSGNITISSNDLKSGTQTLAVSVIVQAAPVPAIAVQESAIDFGTVEFEQTVQQTITVQNTGTAPLEITGIESDVSGLTFDTTMFTLDPNGSQTITITFPSSTEGTFSGLITISSNDPDRAKHTLSISGIVQAAPAPVLVVGEPAIDFGSIDAEKTAQQTFTIENTGTASLEVTGIESDVPGLTFEPSVFTLAPNGSQTVTITFPKPMEGEFSGLINILSNDPDRAKLTLSISGVVQPLSLEAKSDFDGSGMIDFTDFLLFVGAFGSAASEYDIDGSGSVDFSDFLMFVSVFGKMVDG; from the coding sequence CGACAGCGGGCACGTTTTCAGGTAATATCACGATTTCGAGTAATGATCTGAAGAGTGGAACACAGACCTTAGCCGTGTCTGTGATCGTGCAGGCGGCACCTGTGCCAGCGATTGCTGTTCAGGAATCCGCAATTGATTTCGGTACTGTTGAGTTTGAACAGACGGTCCAGCAGACGATTACGGTTCAAAATACGGGTACTGCACCGCTGGAGATTACGGGTATTGAGAGCGATGTGTCGGGGCTGACGTTTGATACTACGATGTTCACACTGGACCCCAATGGTTCACAGACGATTACGATTACGTTTCCGAGTTCGACGGAAGGGACGTTTTCGGGGCTTATCACTATTTCGAGTAATGATCCTGATCGCGCGAAGCATACTCTTTCGATTTCAGGGATCGTGCAGGCGGCACCTGCGCCGGTGCTGGTTGTGGGAGAACCGGCTATTGATTTCGGGAGTATTGATGCTGAGAAGACGGCTCAGCAGACTTTTACGATTGAGAATACGGGTACTGCGTCGTTGGAGGTTACGGGTATTGAGAGCGATGTGCCGGGTTTGACGTTTGAGCCTTCTGTGTTTACGCTGGCGCCCAATGGTTCACAGACGGTTACGATTACGTTCCCCAAACCCATGGAGGGCGAGTTTTCGGGGCTTATTAATATTTTGAGTAATGATCCTGATCGCGCAAAGCTTACGCTGTCGATTTCTGGCGTTGTTCAGCCGCTTTCTTTGGAAGCCAAATCGGATTTTGACGGTAGTGGTATGATTGACTTTACTGATTTTCTGCTGTTTGTGGGTGCGTTTGGATCGGCTGCGTCCGAATACGATATCGATGGCAGCGGTAGTGTTGATTTTTCAGATTTTCTCATGTTTGTGAGTGTATTTGGAAAGATGGTTGACGGGTAG
- a CDS encoding phenylalanine--tRNA ligase subunit alpha translates to MIDLASLHALEIRILRVYQNNASAEQSDAQLQSGADLGEGQVRRAVEWLLSKQLLEVTGENTRVTVSLTEVGRDFASKGATPETALLARVSAGRVGIQDLQADERFDRGAWGSAFGGLKKDGVVDLDKGAVVIVDAERASFFVDRLMPELFEKFSDAGIEIDDFPGDIVQYIEANARKRGGSRAPVRLDDRTERVYRLTDEGQRVLVEVVKANLKGDEISRLTPDMIQKGTWQGASFRRYDLSIKPPRVLIGKHHPYRAYLDNVRRRLMALGFEEMKGSLVETEFWNMDALFMPQFHAARNIHDAYYVTEPTKSREAEEPHFSRVAEAHQNGGETGSRGWRYEFNPEQSRRLILRSQGTALSGRTLASEPNIPGKYFALARCFRPDDVDATHAADFFQAEGIVLGEEINFRSLLGLLKLFALEIAQSEDVRYVPDYFPFTEPSVELQAKHPVLGWIELGGAGLFRPELTRPLGVDVPVIAWGLGVDRMAMVALGINDIRDLFSTDLDLVRNTR, encoded by the coding sequence TTGATTGATCTCGCATCTTTACATGCGCTCGAAATTCGCATTTTGCGTGTGTATCAAAACAATGCCAGTGCCGAGCAGTCCGATGCACAACTTCAAAGTGGCGCGGATCTTGGTGAGGGACAGGTTCGGCGCGCGGTTGAGTGGTTGCTTTCCAAGCAGTTGCTCGAAGTTACGGGAGAAAATACGCGCGTGACTGTTTCGCTTACGGAAGTGGGACGGGATTTTGCCTCAAAGGGCGCGACGCCAGAGACGGCACTTTTGGCCCGGGTGAGTGCAGGGCGCGTCGGGATCCAGGATTTACAAGCCGACGAGCGCTTTGATAGAGGTGCTTGGGGCAGTGCGTTTGGCGGTTTGAAAAAGGATGGGGTTGTCGATCTGGATAAGGGGGCGGTTGTTATTGTTGATGCAGAGCGCGCTTCTTTTTTTGTTGATCGGCTTATGCCGGAATTGTTTGAGAAATTTTCCGATGCTGGAATTGAGATTGATGATTTTCCCGGTGATATTGTCCAGTATATCGAAGCCAATGCCCGCAAACGCGGGGGGAGCAGGGCTCCTGTTCGCCTGGATGATCGCACGGAGCGGGTTTATAGGCTGACGGATGAAGGGCAGCGCGTGCTTGTGGAGGTTGTTAAAGCCAATCTTAAGGGTGATGAGATTTCTCGTCTTACGCCCGATATGATTCAGAAGGGCACATGGCAGGGTGCGTCTTTTCGCCGATATGATCTGTCGATTAAGCCACCTCGCGTGCTTATTGGGAAGCACCATCCCTATCGGGCGTATCTCGATAATGTGCGGCGTCGGTTGATGGCGCTCGGGTTTGAAGAGATGAAAGGTTCGCTGGTCGAGACTGAGTTTTGGAATATGGATGCTCTTTTTATGCCGCAGTTTCACGCGGCGCGCAATATTCACGATGCGTATTACGTAACGGAGCCAACGAAATCCCGAGAGGCTGAAGAACCCCATTTTTCCAGGGTGGCTGAGGCGCATCAAAACGGGGGTGAGACGGGTTCGCGCGGGTGGCGATATGAGTTCAATCCCGAACAGTCGCGCCGCCTTATTTTGCGTAGTCAGGGTACTGCGCTTTCGGGGCGGACGCTCGCTTCAGAACCAAATATCCCGGGTAAGTATTTCGCTCTTGCGCGTTGTTTTCGCCCGGATGATGTCGATGCCACGCATGCAGCGGATTTTTTTCAGGCTGAGGGTATTGTTCTGGGCGAGGAGATAAATTTTCGCAGTTTGCTCGGTTTGCTCAAGTTGTTCGCCCTTGAGATCGCGCAGTCCGAAGATGTGCGCTATGTGCCCGATTATTTTCCTTTTACCGAGCCTTCGGTAGAACTTCAGGCAAAGCATCCCGTTCTGGGCTGGATCGAGCTTGGTGGTGCGGGTCTTTTTCGTCCTGAGCTTACACGACCTCTGGGTGTGGATGTTCCGGTTATTGCCTGGGGTCTGGGGGTTGATCGAATGGCGATGGTCGCGCTGGGTATTAACGATATACGCGATTTGTTCAGTACGGATTTGGATCTGGTCAGGAATACGCGGTAG